From a single Candidatus Abyssobacteria bacterium SURF_5 genomic region:
- a CDS encoding transketolase family protein, with protein sequence MLKVKEKVATRDAYGSALVLLGERNPNIVVLDADLAKSTKTIKFKNKFPDRFFDMGIAEADMMGTAAGLAAAGKIAFASTFAIFATGRAWEQIRNSICYTNLNVKIAASHAGIAVGPDGSSHQSIEDIAIMRVIPNMKIVVPADGTETEQAVAALAETPGPAYLRLGRSAVPFIYDSSYRFTLGKASVLREGSDVAIVAAGTMVQPALKAADILSEERIEARVINMSSIKPIDREAIVAAAQETAGIVTAEEHSIIGGLGGAVAEVVGETAPAPVVRIGVRDVFGQSGEAGELMEFYGLTAGKIAEAASRIVSQKR encoded by the coding sequence ATGCTGAAGGTGAAGGAGAAGGTGGCCACTCGCGACGCATATGGCAGCGCACTGGTTCTGCTTGGAGAGCGGAATCCCAACATCGTTGTTCTCGATGCCGATCTCGCCAAATCGACCAAAACGATTAAATTCAAAAACAAGTTTCCCGACCGATTTTTCGACATGGGCATCGCAGAGGCCGATATGATGGGGACGGCGGCAGGATTGGCCGCCGCCGGGAAGATCGCCTTTGCCAGCACGTTCGCTATCTTCGCCACCGGCCGCGCCTGGGAACAGATACGCAATTCCATATGTTACACGAACCTGAACGTGAAGATAGCCGCGTCGCATGCCGGCATAGCAGTCGGGCCCGACGGCTCCTCTCATCAGTCGATCGAAGATATTGCAATCATGCGCGTGATTCCGAACATGAAGATCGTGGTGCCAGCCGATGGGACAGAAACAGAGCAGGCTGTGGCGGCGCTTGCAGAGACGCCGGGGCCGGCGTATCTACGTCTGGGAAGGTCGGCGGTTCCCTTCATCTATGACAGCTCTTACCGGTTCACTTTGGGGAAAGCATCGGTGCTGCGGGAAGGGTCGGATGTGGCGATCGTCGCCGCCGGCACCATGGTGCAACCGGCTCTCAAAGCCGCCGATATCCTTTCGGAGGAGCGCATAGAGGCGCGGGTAATCAACATGAGCAGCATTAAGCCGATCGACCGCGAAGCCATAGTCGCGGCCGCACAGGAGACGGCGGGGATTGTGACGGCTGAAGAGCATAGCATAATCGGCGGGCTCGGCGGAGCGGTTGCCGAGGTGGTGGGCGAAACGGCGCCTGCGCCGGTCGTACGGATCGGCGTTCGCGATGTGTTTGGCCAGTCGGGAGAAGCCGGCGAATTGATGGAATTTTATGGGCTTACTGCGGGGAAGATAGCCGAGGCGGCGTCCCGCATCGTCTCGCAAAAACGGTAG
- a CDS encoding ATP-binding cassette domain-containing protein: MIITLDLCLRCGGFSIISGLNLHIEKGEFIFICGQAGAGKSSLMRVLALQELPAEGRVLIDGTDVNQIWRNGLTDYRRTIGVIFQEDRLLSRRTIAENIDISLELAGWRAAEARRETNEYLKEIGLFGKADFYCDRISENERRLLKICRALARRPKIVLADEPYEGLDRRSAEKAASLFRKAHLRGSTIVIATHHIECAGQAGKRAIMLDSGEARPSVTASGLQYVRELT; this comes from the coding sequence ATGATCATCACGCTGGACCTCTGCTTGCGGTGCGGAGGCTTCTCGATAATCAGCGGCCTGAACCTTCACATAGAGAAGGGCGAGTTCATTTTCATTTGCGGACAGGCCGGCGCCGGCAAATCTTCGCTGATGCGCGTTCTGGCGTTGCAGGAGCTGCCGGCCGAGGGGCGTGTCCTTATCGATGGGACCGATGTAAACCAGATTTGGCGAAATGGCTTGACTGATTACAGGCGAACCATCGGGGTGATCTTTCAGGAGGATCGGCTCCTCTCGCGTCGCACAATAGCCGAAAATATCGATATCTCTCTCGAGCTTGCCGGTTGGCGCGCGGCGGAGGCGCGAAGGGAGACGAACGAATATCTGAAGGAAATCGGTCTCTTCGGCAAAGCGGACTTTTATTGCGACCGGATATCCGAGAACGAGAGACGGTTGTTGAAAATCTGCCGGGCGCTTGCGCGCCGCCCAAAGATCGTTCTTGCCGACGAGCCATACGAGGGGCTCGATCGACGGTCGGCGGAGAAAGCGGCGTCCCTGTTTCGCAAAGCTCATCTGAGGGGTTCGACCATTGTGATTGCGACCCATCATATCGAGTGTGCCGGACAGGCGGGCAAGCGCGCTATCATGCTCGATTCGGGTGAAGCCCGTCCTAGCGTTACAGCGTCCGGCCTTCAATATGTGCGGGAATTGACGTGA
- a CDS encoding FtsX-like permease family protein: MREFSFAVREGIRNFRRDKTLGFAVAGSVAIAVFALGAVALSAANVNFFLKEWEDKVELVAFLRRDVPAEVSQSIIERIRALPEVKEAGLVSEQELRRHLSEQAENSKNLERISLDELLPPTVVIRLARGSRDISQIQQLAEQVGRLEGVDEVKFEKTLLERYFQFRREMTIAAIGMNVFWLFIFSVVIINIARLASAARADEIRTLRMLGASGSLVRKIFSIESFVQGLTGAMFGIILLVLLLFLISNEMNRPLQVPVFLIIAAFSAGPFLAVLANWLISRKALSAFSIALLLLVVCQSPLRANELDSEVARYQKELERLSLELQQNQSVVTEITEQERTLIGGLEKIEKEIDLLEKEHSVAVGKKTANKAAIHVGQKQLSEYERKLVESRRELERWLRELCVQKMPSVAEVIFFDIPHSELIVRNKIIDLLAQKEAEAHERTEEIRRQYVQQEDDLRKRSELDTLYIETNKLRVQQLLEKKRHREDLLNQVRQQKTIYLAAINDLEASSRNLEQLIRSSKAARGPAAAPVPFQQMKGLLPWPVTGEVAAPFGRIQNPDSHTYTRHMGIDISSPLGAEISVIHDGAVVYSDWFRGYGKLIILDHGDGYSSVYAHCSEIFVKKGEFIGAGTVVGLVGETGSLKGPYLYFEIRENGQPVDPLVWLQRRT, translated from the coding sequence ATGCGCGAATTCAGTTTTGCCGTGCGAGAAGGCATCCGCAATTTTCGACGTGACAAGACCCTCGGTTTTGCGGTGGCTGGAAGCGTCGCTATCGCCGTGTTTGCGCTCGGCGCCGTCGCGCTTTCCGCCGCTAATGTCAATTTCTTCCTCAAAGAGTGGGAAGACAAGGTTGAGCTGGTTGCGTTCCTTCGACGCGATGTGCCGGCGGAGGTTTCTCAATCAATAATCGAGCGAATTCGGGCGCTTCCAGAAGTGAAAGAAGCCGGCCTCGTTTCGGAGCAGGAGCTGAGAAGGCACCTCTCCGAGCAGGCGGAGAATTCCAAAAATCTGGAGCGAATCTCGCTTGATGAACTCTTGCCGCCGACCGTTGTGATCCGCCTGGCCAGAGGCAGTCGCGATATTTCGCAGATTCAGCAGTTGGCGGAGCAGGTGGGCCGCCTCGAGGGAGTTGATGAAGTAAAGTTTGAGAAAACGCTGCTCGAGCGTTATTTCCAGTTTCGGCGCGAGATGACGATAGCCGCTATCGGAATGAATGTGTTCTGGCTGTTCATATTCAGCGTCGTCATCATCAACATCGCCCGCTTGGCTTCCGCGGCGCGAGCCGATGAGATACGCACTCTGCGGATGCTCGGCGCGAGCGGCAGCCTGGTGCGAAAAATCTTCAGTATCGAGAGTTTTGTGCAGGGGCTGACCGGGGCGATGTTCGGGATCATATTGCTCGTTCTTCTTCTTTTTCTGATCTCGAACGAAATGAATCGCCCGCTTCAGGTTCCGGTTTTCCTCATTATTGCCGCGTTCAGCGCGGGACCTTTTCTGGCGGTGCTTGCGAACTGGCTGATCTCCCGGAAGGCGCTCTCCGCATTTTCGATTGCGCTTCTCCTGCTGGTCGTGTGCCAAAGTCCGCTCCGCGCGAATGAACTCGACAGCGAAGTCGCGCGCTATCAAAAAGAACTGGAGCGGCTGAGCCTCGAACTGCAACAGAACCAATCGGTGGTAACCGAGATAACCGAGCAAGAACGGACTCTTATAGGGGGGCTGGAGAAGATCGAAAAGGAAATCGATCTTCTGGAGAAAGAGCATTCAGTAGCCGTGGGAAAGAAAACCGCCAATAAAGCGGCGATCCACGTCGGCCAAAAGCAGCTTTCAGAATATGAAAGGAAACTGGTCGAGTCCCGCCGCGAACTGGAGCGGTGGCTCAGAGAACTGTGCGTTCAGAAAATGCCGTCCGTCGCAGAAGTGATTTTTTTCGATATTCCGCATTCGGAACTCATCGTCCGCAACAAGATAATTGACCTGCTGGCCCAGAAGGAAGCCGAAGCGCACGAACGAACCGAAGAAATCCGCCGGCAATACGTCCAACAGGAGGACGATTTGCGCAAACGATCGGAGTTGGATACTTTATATATTGAAACAAACAAGCTGCGTGTTCAGCAGTTGCTCGAGAAAAAAAGGCACCGCGAAGATCTTTTGAACCAGGTGCGCCAACAAAAGACAATCTACCTGGCCGCGATCAACGACCTTGAGGCCTCTTCACGAAATCTGGAGCAATTGATCAGGTCAAGCAAGGCTGCACGAGGCCCCGCCGCCGCTCCCGTGCCGTTTCAACAGATGAAAGGCTTGCTTCCGTGGCCTGTTACGGGGGAGGTCGCTGCTCCATTTGGGCGAATTCAGAATCCGGACTCGCACACGTATACGCGGCATATGGGAATTGACATCTCATCGCCTCTCGGGGCGGAAATCAGTGTCATTCATGATGGAGCCGTAGTCTATTCCGACTGGTTCAGGGGATACGGCAAGCTCATTATTCTCGATCACGGCGACGGTTATAGCAGCGTGTACGCGCATTGCTCGGAGATTTTTGTGAAGAAAGGGGAATTCATTGGGGCCGGCACTGTAGTAGGTCTTGTCGGCGAAACCGGCTCTTTGAAAGGGCCATACCTCTATTTCGAAATTCGG